The DNA region GCCTGGTGCTGCTGCCCAGCGCCTTCAAGTGGGACCAGGTGGTGGTCGTGCTGGACCCGCCCTGGCAGCCCACGCTGGTCTATCCGGCCCGCGGCGTCGGCACTCTCAGGGAGGCGGGGACCGGCGGCGACCTCGGCCGGCTGATCGGCAGGACCCGCGCCCTGCTGCTGACCGACCTCGCCGAACCGGCCGCGACCTCCTGGCTGGCGCACCGCCACCGTTTCGCGCCGGCCACCGTCTCCGAGCACCTGGCGGTGCTGCGCCGCACCGGCCTGGTCACCGGCGAGCGGCACGGCTACGAGGTGCGCTACCGCCGGACCCCGCTCGGCGACGCGCTGGTCGCCGGCGACGGCCTCAGTGCAGGAACGGGTCGACCGCCACCGCGACGAACAGCAGCGTCGCGTACGTGATCGACCAGTGGAAGAGCCGCATCTCCTTGAGCTTGGCGCCGGCGATCCCGGCCTTGGCCCGCGCGTGCAGCCCGTGCGCCTCCTTCAGCCAGACCGCGCCCAGCACCGCCGCGACCACCGGGTAGAACCACGAGGTCACGCCGAGCGGCCACCACAGCGCCAGCGAGGTGAGCACCATGACCCAGCTGTAGAGGACGATCTGCCGGGCGACGATCTGGTTGCCGGCGACCACCGGCAGCATCGGCACGCCCACCCGCTCGTAGTCGTCCTTGACCTTCATCGACAGCGGCCAGTAGTGCGGCGGCGTCCAGAAGAAGAGGACGAGGAAGAGCACGAACGGCGCCCAGGCCAGTTCGTCCCGCACCGCGGACCAGCCGATGAAGACCTGCAGGCAGCCGGCCACGCCGCCCCAGACGATGTTCTGGGCGGTGCGGCGCTTGAGCCACAGGGTGTAGACGAAGACGTAGTAGAGGATCGCGGTCAGCGACAGCACCGCGGACAGCGGGTTGACCAGCGCCGCGAACCACACGGTGGAGACCACCGAGAGCACGATGCCGAAGACCAGGCCCTCGGTCGGCGAGACCATGCCGGTGACCAGCGGACGCTGCTCGGTGCGGTGCATCAGCGCGTCGATGTCGCGGTCGATGTACATGTTCAGCGCGTTGGCGCCGCCCGCCGAGAGGTAGCCGCCGATCACGGTGGCCAGCACCCGCCACAGATCGGGCACCCCGCCCGCGGCCAGGAACATCACCGGGACGGTGGTGACCAGCAGCAGTTCGATGATGCGCGGCTTGGTCAGCGCCACGAATCCCATCACCCGGGCCCGCGGCGGCCGGTTGCCGGGGCGGGGGCCGGAGCCGGCCCCGGTGATCCCTGCGGGTCGGGTGACCCCTGCGGGTCGGGATTCGACGGCCGTCACGAGCACCCCAAGACACGAAGACACTGAAGACAGAAGGGTCCGGCAGGCGCCCGCCGGCCGCGGTGGAACCGTCGGGCCGTGGCGCTTGCGCGTACCACGCCACTCTAGAGGTAGGGAATACCCGGCTTTCGCCCGGGGGGTTGGGCGCGCCCCTCGTGTCCCGCACCGGGCGCCGCACCGAGTCCCCCGCACTGTCCGCACCGGGTCCTCCGCACTGTCCCGCGCCGCTTCCCCCCGGTGGCCGCGCGGCCGCACGCCCGCGCCCGCCGGCCGCACGCCCGCGCCGCCCGCCTTCACGATCCGTTCACCGGTTTCAGGAGGCGAAGGCGCCGATGCCGGGGCAGGATCGAAAAGGTGAGCGCCCCTGCGGCGGTAGGCTCGTGAACGTCGGACAGACACCGTGTCACCGGCGCTTTCTACATCCGGAGAGGAGCCCTGACCCAGGGTGAGCAAGCAGCCGACCACCTCAGACCTCGAGTGGAGCGAACTGGACGAGCGCGCGGTGGACACCGCCCGCGTCCTGGCCATGGATGCCGTGCAGAAGGTCGGCAACGGCCATCCGGGCACGGCGATGAGCCTGGCTCCCGCCGCGTACCTGCTGTTCCAGAAGGTCATGCGGCATGACCCCGCGGACCCCGACTGGACCGGCCGCGACCGCTTCGTGCTCTCCGCCGGGCACTCCAGCCTGACCCTCTACACGCAGCTCTACCTGGCCGGTTACGGCCTGGAGCTGAGCGACC from Actinacidiphila sp. DG2A-62 includes:
- a CDS encoding heme o synthase, whose product is MTAVESRPAGVTRPAGITGAGSGPRPGNRPPRARVMGFVALTKPRIIELLLVTTVPVMFLAAGGVPDLWRVLATVIGGYLSAGGANALNMYIDRDIDALMHRTEQRPLVTGMVSPTEGLVFGIVLSVVSTVWFAALVNPLSAVLSLTAILYYVFVYTLWLKRRTAQNIVWGGVAGCLQVFIGWSAVRDELAWAPFVLFLVLFFWTPPHYWPLSMKVKDDYERVGVPMLPVVAGNQIVARQIVLYSWVMVLTSLALWWPLGVTSWFYPVVAAVLGAVWLKEAHGLHARAKAGIAGAKLKEMRLFHWSITYATLLFVAVAVDPFLH